The genome window CGGGAGGTGGAGTAGAGGGTGGCGTGGCTGTGTCCGGGAAAATCGAACCCCGCGTGGGTGGCCACCCGGTCGGCGGCCTCGATGAGTTCCCCGGCGCCCAGCAGGCGCAGCTCCTCGGCGGCGGTGTGCCTGCCGTTGTTGCGCATGATGCCCCCGGCCAGGCCGCAGCCCAGCAGCAGGTCGGTGCGCTCCAGGAGAATGACGTGCCGTTCCGTGTCCCGCCTGGCCGCCAGCGCCGCCGCGCAACCCGCCCAGCCTCCGCCGATGATGATTATGGTGCTCATTGGTCGTGTCCTTTTTGGTGTATCAGTCCCGGGGATCGAGCCGGGCCTTGCAGGTGCGTATCTGTACGCCGTTGGTCACGGTGACGCAGGCTCCGCAGATGCCTTCGCCGCAGCACATCTTGTGCGTCTTGGAAGTGGCCAGGCGGGGCTTCAGCCCCAGCTCGGTCATGGTGGCGCGGAGCCGGGAGTGCTGTTCGTCGTTGCCGCCGCTGAACAGGCAATATGGCCGCACCTGCGTGAGCAGGCTCCGGATCTCCCTCCAGCCGGTCTGCGAGGCCAAGTTGACGAAATAGGCCGCGGGCACCTCCTGGATATAGGGGGCAACAAAGGGGTAGCCCCTGGTGCCGTAGATGATGCTGACCCGGTTGCCGTTGCGCAGCAGGGTGCGGGCTATGTTGGGGCCGCAGACCTGGGCCATGCCCGAGAGCACCAGCACCACCCGTTCGTTGCGGACGGTTTCCATGAGCTCGTGGCCCAGGATGCCGTTCCAGTAAGGGCCGCGCAGCCAGAGCCTGTCCTCGCAGGCGGCCAGGGTTTTGGTCTTGGGGCCGAGCCGGGTATAGGCCAGCACGATTTCCTGTTTTCCGGGGAAGGCCGAGATCACGGCCAGGGGGGTGTCGAAGCATGCCTCGGGCCTGCCGCGCACGAACACGAAGCTGCCCGGCCGCGTGAGCTGGGACGCCATGCGCGCGGTAACGGCCACGCGCAGGACCTCGGTGCCCTGGCCCACGTCCTCCCGTGAGATGATCCTGGCCTCCCGGCTTTCCCGCCGGACGCCGTGGCCCAGGAGCCACTTGTTCTGGGCCAGGATGCAGGCCCCGGTCCAGTCGCAGCTGCATTGCTCCTCGCCCCGCAGCACCGAGCAGACAATGCACTCGCCCGATTCGGCCAAATGGCAGGGGCAGTAGTCGCTGCCCGCGTCAATGCATTTGAGCCGGGGCGCGGTTTCGCGGACCGTGCGTACGGTCTGCCGCGTCTGTTCGGGCGAACCCGTTTCCGGCTGTGTGACCCGCTGTGTCGATTCGCTGTACATGCCCCGTCCTCCGTTCTAGTGCGTTCCCTGTTCACGCTGCGCGTCCCGATACTTGAGCATGGCCAGGGCGTAGAAGCCCGTGACCACCAGGGTCGTTTCCTCGTAGCAGTCCATGAAGCCGAAGCATTTCGGTATGTTCACAAAGGCCCAGATCAGGGTCAGGATGTAGATGCCCCGGTCCGCCCGCGAGGTTGCCGCCAGCAGGGCCAGGATGAAACCGGCCAGGGGGCAGGGGTAGCCGGGCAGGGCGATCATGGGGTGCCCCGTGAAATGGCCGAGGAAGGGGAAGAGAAAGGCCAGGAGGATGAAAAATGCCGTTGCCAGCCGTATCCCGGCGGAGCGGGGCACTTCGAAGTGCGTCTTTTTGGTGATGAACAGGTCCACCAGAAACAGGAAGCCGATGACCGAATACAGGGGCGCGCCCAGGAATTTGGCCACCGGGCTCTTGCCGCAGACGAACAAAAAGCAGGCCAGGGCGTTCCAGATCAGGGCCGCCGCCAGGAAGAGCTTGGTGAAGGCGTCCGTGCCCTTGCCCGGCCGGGTGAACACCAGCTAGGTCACGGCGAGCATGCCGATGACGAGCAGGATCTGGACGGGCATGGTGTCGTCGCGAAATCCCTTGAGAAGATTCCAGAATATTTCCGTCGGGCTCATGATGTCTGTCCTTGCTGAATGGTTTTGGTCAGGCGCGCCTCGGTGCACCGCTCCTGTCCCAGCTGTTCCAGGTGGACGAGGCGGCTGGTGCGGTCCAGAAGTTCCGAGGGGTCGTGGGTCACGTGGATGACCGCGGCGCGGCTGGTTTCCAGGGCGGATTCCAGCAGGGTGCGCATGGTCTCCTTGAGGTTCTTGTCCAGGCCGGTGAACGGCTCGTCCAGCAGCAGGATGTCCGGGCTGACTGCAAAGGCGCGGGCCAGCGCCACGCGTTGGCGCATGCCGCCGGAAAGCTGGTGGGGATAGACGTTCTCGAATTCGGAAAGGTCCATGCGGTGCAGGAAGTACCGGGCCTTTTCCGCAGCCGCCTTCCGGTCCATGCCCTGCGCCCGCAGGGGCAGGGCCACGTTGGTCAGGGCCGTGTCCCAGGGAAGGAGCCGAGCCTCCTGGAACACGTAGCCGATATGGGCGGAGCGGACCCGGATGCGTCCGGCGTCCGGCTTTTCCAGCCCGGCGATCATGCGCAGGATGGTGGATTTGCCGATGCCGCTGGGGCCGAGCATGCCCAGCACCTCGCCCTGCTGCACGGTCAGGTCGAACCCGGCAATGACCGGGCGGCGGCCGAACCGCTTGTGGATGTTTTTCATTTCAATGACGGCGTTCATGCCCGCCTCCTTTGCACGGCGTTGCGGGCCGGGCGCAGCAGGGCCACCTCCACCCCGCCGATGACCAGCATGGCCAGCAGGGTCAGGGCGTAGAGTTCGTCGGTCTGGAGGTTGGTCCGGGAAATGGCCAGCGCATGGCCTATTCCTTCGTTGGCCCCGAGCATTTCCGCCAGCACCACCAGCCGGATGCCGTTGCCCGTGGCAATGACCGCCCCGGAAAGGAGCGGCCCGGCCAGGGCCATGGCGTAGATGCGCGCCAGGCGCATGTGCAGGGGCAGGCGGTAGACCCGGGCCATTTCCAGGAGCGACTTGTCCACGGCCATCATGCCGTCGGCCACGTTCACGTAGACGATGGGGGCGACCATGGTGGCCGTGATGCACACCACCATGGTGGTGCCCATGCCGAACCAGAGCATGAAGACCACCACGATGATCACCCCGGGAATGCTGGTGAGGATCCAGCGGGCCGGGGCGAGCATAAGCCGCAGCGGTTCCACGAACCCCGCCAGGACGCCCAGGAGCGCGCCGCTGCCGATGCCGAAGCACAGGGCCAGGCCGATGCGTTCCAGGGTGGGGCCCAGGTGCATGGTCAGGAAGGTCTTGTTCTTGAACAGGCGGAGCAGGGCGGTCAGGGTTTCGGCCGGGCCCGCCACCACCAGGCCGGAAAAGTTGCGGGCCAGGAGTTCCCAGCCCAGGGCCAGCATCATCAGGCCCAGCAGGTGAAAGGCGAAGGGGGGCAGCTTGCCGGTATGGGGATCGATCATGGATTTACCCCGAACAGGTCGTTGCCCGGCATGGCCCCGCCGATGGCCGCCGGGGAAATCTCGTTGATCCTGGCCAGGAAGAACAGGGCGTCGTTCCTGGCCCGCGTCCCTTCCAGGATGTGGATTTCAAGATTGTCCACGGCTCCGGTCTCCATCTGGGAGGCCAGCGCCGGGAAATGGGTGCGGGCAAGTTCCAGGGCCTTTTCAGGGTGTTCCTTCACCCAGGCGCAGGCCCGGGCATAGGCCGCGTTGAAGGCCCGTACCTGTTGCTCCTCGTCCGCCCTGGGCCCGAAAAAGGCCACGCAGCTGGCCGCCAGCCGGTGCCCCGGGAAGCTGCGCTCCCAGGCCCTGCACATGTCCACGCGCTTCACCAGCAGGGGCGCGCCCTTGTCCCGCATGGCCCTGGAGCGCAGCAGGGCGATGGATGCCGTGGGCTCGCTGAGCATGGCGTGATCGCCCTTGCCCGCCAGCAGGAGGTTGACCGCCTCCAGGGCCCCGCCCGTGTGCCGGGTGGTGATGTTGCCCTGTTTGCCCGCCATGGTGGCCTTGTAGAACAGCTCCGGCATCTCGCCCGGGCCGAAGGGGAAGAGCAGGGTGCCCTCCAGGGATTCCAGTGTGTCGGCCCCGGGCCTGACCGAGACTATCCAGACCGGGGACTCGTGCAGCAGGGCCACCCGGCAGTTGACGCCCTTGTTGCGCAGGGTGCTGGCCGCCGCCGTGGTCACGATGGCGGCGTCCACCTGGCCCCCGGCCACCATGGCCCGGAGCATGTCCGGCGAATGCCAGGGGATGAACCGGACGTCGAAGTCCTGCGCCCAGGCCTGCCCGTTGTGCGCCATGGCCAGCAGGGGAAGGCTTTCCGCAATGGGCGGGCCCGAAAGCCGGAGCGGAGAAGCGTCGCTGGCCGCGGCCGGGCAGGCCATAGACAGGATCAGGACAGTCAGGAGAAGTGTGCGCATGGTTCTAGCCTCGCTTGCGTGCAATGATCAGTTCCATGGGTCCCATGGGCAGCATCAGGGTCCTGACCTCCACCGAGGCGAAACCCGCGCCGGGCAGATGCGAGGCGATCTCGCCCTGCTCAAAGGAGACGTCCTGTCCCTCCAGGGCCAGGGAGAGGCGGGAAAGCACGACCCCGGCCGGCTGGGTCCGCTCGCAGGTCAGGCCTTCGTGGAAGCTGATGAACACGCCGCCCGGATTCAGGGCCGCATGCACGCGGGCGGCCATGGCGTCGAGGTCCTTGGCGTAATACAGGGTGTGGCTGGCCCAGATGAGGTCGTAACCCTGGCCGAAGTCCACCTCGTTGTAGTCGCCGTCGATGGTGGTCACCCGGTCCAGCAGACCCGCCGCTGCGATTTCCTCTCGGGCCACTTCCATGACCGGGGGCAGGTCGCAGAGCACGCCCTGGAGGTCGGGGTGACGGGAAACCGTGGCCATGCACATGATGCCCGGGCCGCAGCCCATGTCCAGCATGCGCTTCATGGCCGGGAATTCCGGGAGCGAGGCCACGAGCCCGGCCACATGGTCGGCCATGCCCGCCTTCTGGTAGGAGGCCAGGTGGCGCACGGACTGTTTCCACATTTCCTCGCCGTCCAGCTTGTTCCGCGTGTCCACCTCGGGCGGTCCCTGGCGGATCAGCTCGGGGATGCGCCCCAGGTTGCGGTGCTGCATGTTGGAGAGATTTTCCACCAGCCCCCCGAGATAGGATGGGCTGCCCTTGCGCAGATAGGATTCCGCAAAGGGGGTGTTGGCATAGGCCCCGTTTTGTTTTTCGGCAAAGCCCATGGCCGCCATGGCGTCCAGGAAGTAGACGAGGTTGGTCCGGTCGGTCTCCACGCCCAGTGCCCGGGCAATGGCTTCCGGCTCCGTGTGTTCGGCCAGGATGTCGGCCATGTCCATTTTCAGGGTCGTGTCCAGCACGGCCATGCGGATGGGGCCGATCATCAGTTCGAAGACCAAACCGGGGTTGGGGCCCGGGGTGTGGGCCGTGGGCTGCTGCAGCATCATCATATCCTTAGAATCTCCAGTTGAGGGTGAATCCGAATGTCCTGGGCGCACCGTCCTCCACCATGGCAAGACCCGCGCCGTTTTTGACCTGCTTGACCGTATAGGCCTCGTCGAACAGGTTCTCGCACCACAGGGAGAATTCGATCTCCTCGGTCTGGTACCCTGTGCGCAGGTTCACGGTCCGGTAGCCGTCCTGCTTGAGCTCGTTGGCCGCGTCAAAGTACTGCTCGCCGGTGCCCAGCAGGTCGGCCAGGGCGAAGATGCCGCTCTGGTGGTTGTATTGGACGCCGAGGTTGTAGGTGTATTCCGGTGCCCAGGGCAGCCTGTTGCCGCTGTAGTCCACGGGAGTGCCGCCCGAAGTGGTTTCCCATTCGTCCACTTTGGAATCGGCATAGCCGAAGCCCGCAGTCAGCTGCAGCTCGGGGATGGGGTTGTACTGGCCCTCGAGTTCGACGCCCTGGGTGTGCGCCTCGGCCGCGTTGGTGAATTTCCAGACGCCCAGGCCCGCACCGGCGATTTCCTCGCGCACCTGCTTGTCGGTGATGTCCGCGTAGAATGCCGTGGCGTTGAGGCGCAGGGTATTGTTCAGCCAGTTGGTCTTGACGCCGACCTCGTAGTTCATGGTGTGTTCGGCGTCGTAGGCGAAGCTGTCCTCGCTGGTGGCCGAGTAGAAGTTGAAGCCCCCGGCCAGGAATCCCCGGGAAACGGTGGTGTAGGCCGTGACGTTGTTGGTGAAGTCGTAGGCCAGGGAAACCATGGGCAGCCATTCCGTGGCGTCCACGTCCTTTTCGTAGGAGACCGGCCCGGTGTTGGGGGTATAAGTCTGTTTCCCGCTGTTGTGGGAGACGTCCAGGCGCATGCCGCCCGTGAGCCGCAGCCCGTCGACGATCTCGTAGGTAGCCTGGCCGAAGCCCGCGTAGCCGAGGTCCTCGCTGTCGCCGGAGCGCTTGGAGGTCAGCAGCGGGTTCACGTGGGTGAAGTCGATGCCCGCGTCAATGGCCTCGTAACGTCCGTAGAATCCCGCCAGCCAGGAGAGAGCGCCCTTGTCCGTGGAGTTCAGGCGAAATTCCTGGCTCCAGCTGTCCATGTCCGTATCCAGGTCCGAGTATCCCAGGGCCGTGGAGGTCCTGTCCGAGTCGAGGTGGTGCTCGCGGTCAAAGGTGCGGTGGCTGGTGATGGAGGTCAGATCCACGCTCGGCCAGCTGTATTTGACCCGTGCGGACTGGCCCAGTTCCTTTTCGTAGGCCTTGTCGCTCTCGTTGCTGGTCACCTTGAAGCGGTCGGTGGAGTTGGGACCTTCGGCGTAGCGCAGGGAGCTGATGCCCATGTCGCGGGCCGCGCCGTCCACGTTCAGGGTGATGTCCCAATCGTCCGTGGGTGTCCAGCGCAGTGCGCCTTCTCCGTTCAGGGTCTTTTTCCCGTTCACGTCGTCATCGCCCGTGAGGGTGTTTTCATTATACCCGTGGGTGGTGTAGCCCTGCAGGGAGAGTCTGTAGAAGAGCAGGTCGTCGGTGATGGGGCCGCTGGTGCTCGCGCCCAGACGGGCCGTGTGGTAGTTGCCGGCCTCCAGCAGCACCTTGTTGTGCTGGTCGTTGTCCGGCTTCTCGCGCACGATGTTGATGACCCCGGATTCGCTGTTGCGGCCGTAGAGGGTGGCCTGGGGCCCGCGCAGGATCTCTACCCGCTCCACATCGAACAGGTCCTGGTTGGTCATGTAGCCCATGGGGTAGGCCACGTCGTCCACGTACAGGCCCATGGGGCTGAACAGGGAGGTGTCGATGGTGGAGATGCCCCGGCAGATGATGGACCCACCCGAACTGGTGTCCTTGACATAAACGTTGGGGGCGAAGCGGGTCAGGTCGCTCAGGTTGTTCACCCCGCGCGTCTCCATGAACATTTCGTCCATGACCGAGATGTTGCCCGGGAAATCCTTGAGGGTTCCGTCGCGTTTGGTTGCCGTGACCGTGACCGCATCCATGGTCACGGTTTTTGTTCCGTTGTCTGAGGCCTCGTCTTCCCCGGCCATGGCCGGGGAAAGCGCGCAGAGGGTGAATGTGAAGATCAGCCCGAAAAGCTTGTGAATTCTCATTTTTGTTCCCACCTGAAAATGCAGCGTATTAAGATGAATTTGATAATCATGCTCAATACACGGACGGGGTGGGCTCGACTAATCCCGGCAGGGCGAAAGTTGCCGGTAGCCGGACTTTCTGTTCAGGAGACGAGCAGGCGGCGCTGGTTGGTCAGGAAATCCTTGGGCAGGATGCCGAAACGTTCCTTGAAGGCCTGGCTGAAGTGGCTCAGGCTCTGGTATCCCACGGCATAGGCCGCCTCGGTCACGTTGAGGTTGCCCTCCTGCAAAAGTTCATGGGCCTTTTGCAGCCGGTGCTCGCGGAAGTAGCCGAAGACCGAGGAGGCGTAGACCTGCCGGAAACCGGTTTTGAGTTTTTTTTCATTGATGCCCACCCGGGCCGCAAGCTCGGGCAGGTTGGGCGGGTTTTCCAGGTCGCTTGTCAGGATCTCGCTTGCGTGGCGGATGCGTTCCACGTCCGCGGGGCACAGGGCGTGAGATGTTGCTTTGCGGTGGGTCTGGGATTCGATGTAGTCCTGAAGCTGCATGGCCAGCAGCTCCATGACCCGGCTTTCCAGGAACATCTTGCGCATGCCGCCCGTGTATGGGCAGTTCAGGATCTGGGTCAGCAGGCAGTGCTTGGCTGGGTTGCAGGGGCCGAACCAGGCCATGGGGGTGTCCAGCCGGCCTTCCAGTTTTCTTTGGAACTCCACCGGTAGCTGGTCCATGCTGTCCGCAAAGTAGTCGTAAAGCAGTTCCGGGGCAACGATGATGCCCATGATGCAGTTGGAAGCGCCGCCAGGTTGTTCCAGGAACCCGTGGGTCTTGGGCAGGTGGAAGATGCCGTTAGATCCCGCCTGCATCTCATGGGTCTGGTTGCGCAGGCAGCCGCTGGAATAGACGCACCTGTTTCGGCCGGAATAGGTGAACCCGAATTGGATGGGCGCATCGTCCATGTCAAAGCTGGCCCGGAGCGGATCTTCCGGCGTGGAGCGGGAGATGGTCAGCGCCAGGCCGGGCCGGAGCAGGCAGGACTGGAAGGCCCTGGACCCCGAGACGCCGCCCTCGGTTGAGAATTCGAGCGCATCGCATGTGCCGGACGATCTGCTGGCCGCACTTTCCCTGTTCATGATTACCTCCCCGCAGGCAATGGGTTCACTGAGTTGCAGTGCGTATAGTATTATAGATAATGAAAGTCAATTTCAATATCTAAAAGGACAGAGGAGATTATGAACGGATTTCAGGGCGGACTTTTGCCGGTTTCTATTCCCCGGCTTCCCTACGCACGGCTTCCAGGTCTTCCAGCACGGCAAGGTAGCCCTTGGCCTGTCCCATGTATTCCTTCAGGCCCGCGATGCGGGTCAGTTCCTGTCTGGCGCGTTTCCAGTCCTTGCGCTCCCAGGCGCACAGGGCCAGGAAGAACCGGGCTTCGGGCTGGCTGCCCGACTTCGCCAGGGGGGCGAGGGCGGTTTCGGCTTCCTCGAACCGGCGGGAGCGGTAGAGCATCCTGCCCTTTTCAAGGGCCGCCGCGCCGCCTTTTGAATGGCGGTCCAGGTAGTTTACGGCCTGTTGGGTCCTTCCCGCGGATGCGTACAGCGCCGCGATCTTGAGCGCCTGCTCGAGGCTGGGGGATGCGCCGTAGGCGCGTTGCAGGGTCGCGGCGGCCATGAGCGGGGCCTGCTGGTAATTGTAGATTGCGGCCAGCCGTTCCAGGTCCTGGCGCGAGGGCTCGTCCAGGCGGCAGCATATTTCCAGCGCCGCGGCGGCCCGGGAATACGACTCACGGTCCAGGTGCAGCTTGGCCAGCAGCTTCCAGTAGTCCGCATCCTCGGGGCTGGCGTTCAGGTAGTTGAGCAGCATGGATTCGGCCTGCCGGGTCTGCTTGGCATCGATGAGGGAGTGGATGGCCAGCCGGATCCACTCCTTGCGCGGCTCCTTGGACTGGGCGATGAGCTTCTGCAGCACCCGGGCCGCATCCTTGTAGTCTTCGCCCAGGTAAAAGGCGGACCCGGCCTGGAAGAGCAGCTCGGGTTTGCCCGTTTTCTGCAGGCCGTGTGTTTTCTCGAACAGGCGGCCCGCCTCGGCGTACTGCTCCATCTCGTAGAGCACGACCCCGGTGTTCAGGCACAGGAATTCGTCCTCGGGAAAGGCCTGGTGCCCTTTTCGGAATACGGACAGGGCCTGCTTTTTTTCCCCGGCCAGATGCAGTGCGCCGCCCAGGGCGAGGTAGACCTGCGCGTGGATGTCCTCCCGGGTGGATTCCATGTATTTGTGGAGCATGGCCGCCGCCTGGGCGTACTGCTTGTCGTCCATGAGCAGCTGGGCCTTGTGCAGGGCCTGCCGCCCCAGGGGCGGGACCTTGGCCGAAGCCGGGCCCGCAAGCAGCAGGACCAGGGCGCAGGCGGCCAGAAAAATGCGTGCGGTGTTCATTGTGTCAGCTCGAAGTTGAAGGGAAGCAGGACCCAGGTGTCCACGGCCTGTCCCTGGTAATGCCCGGGCCGGAACTTCCAGCGTTTGGCCGCGCCGAGCGCCGCCTTTTCGAACACGCCGGACGGGTTGGCCGAATGGATGGAGAGGTTGGTGGGCAGGCCCTGGCTGGTGACCAGCATGCGCACCACCACCGAACCCTCGATGCGGTTGCGTTTGGCCCCGTAGGGATATTCCGGCGGCACGCTGCGCAGCACCTGGGGAACTTCGTCCACCTCGTCCATGTTGAACCCGATGCCGCCCAGGTCGCCCGAGGGCATGGCGATGCCTCCCTTGAGGCCCGGGTGCATGTCCGCGCTGAAATTGGGCGTGCTGAGGTTCATGAGCGGCTTGACGTTCTTGGGCCGGGCCTTGGAGGAAAACGTCTTGGGCAGGGTCTTGGGAGGTTTGGTCTCCGTGATCTCCTTGCGCTTGAGCGGTTCCACTGGCTTGTCCCTGCGGGGCTGGGCAATGCGGATGGCCCCTTCCACCACGGTGAAATCCCCGGGCTGCTGCGCGTCGTTCAGGAGCAGCACGCCCACGTAGATGAGGCCCGCCATCATCACCGCCGCCATGCTGGCGGCCACGAAGTCGCCCGATCCCTTGGCCCTGCGGATCATCATTCCTTCCTTGCCGCGATGCTGATGTTGCGCACGCCCGCCAGCCTGCATTGGTCCAGCACCTGGACGGCGGCGCCGGTCATGCTTTCCTTGTCGGCCACGATGACCACGGACCCGTCCGGGGTCTCGGCCAGGAAGCGTTCCATGTAGGCCCGCACCGAGCGGATATCCAGGGGTCTGCCTTCCACGAAGATCTGGCCTTCGGCGGTGAGCCCCAGGATGACGTTGGCCTTTTCCTTGGTTTCTGCGCTCTGGGCCGAGGGCCGCTGCACGTCCACCCCGGATTCGCGCACGAAGCTGGTGGTGACGATGAAGAAGATGAGCAGGATGAAGACCATGTCGATGAGCGGGGTCATGTTGATCTCGCTCCTGCGGGTTCGCGCCCCGCGTGCGTATCGGATGCTTCTCATGCCTTATTCCCTGCAGGCCCCGAGGCCGTCGGTCTGTTCCTGCAGGCCGATGCAGAAGAGTTCCATGCGGGCCTTGAGCCGTTCGGCCCGGCGGAAGAGCAGGCCGCCCAGCAGCAGGCCGGGCACGGCCACCACCAGGCCGCTCTGGGTGGTCACCAGGGCCTCGGAGATTCCCGAGGCCAGGGCCCGGGCATTGCCGGTGCCGAACTGTGAGATGACGTCAAAGGTGGTGATCATGCCGGTCACCGTGCCCAGCAGGCCCAGCAGCGGGGCGATGGCCGCCAGGATCAGGATGGTGCCGATGTAGCGCATGGCCTTGAATTCCTGGCGCACACGGATGGCTTCGAGCATGTCCCGGTTCAGTTCGGGATCTTCGCAGCGCTCGTCCATGTACTGGGAAAGGATGTCCCACTGCCACTGGGCCAGGCCCGCCTTGCACACGCTCGGCTCGCCCCGGAAGAGCTCCAGGCATTGCTGCGGGGTGCCTTCCCTGCGGCGTTCGCGCAGGAAGCGGATGGCCTTGACCAGGGCCAGGGTCCACATGAGCAGGGAAAGGGCCATGAGCGGGATCATGATTTCGCCGCCCGCCTGGAAATGCTCCACCATGCGTTCCACGAGATTATGCTGCTGCATCGAGTTTCTCCCGTTTCCTGATCTGTCCTTGTTTCATGAGAGCCACGGCGAATCCGGTGCCCTTTTCCTCCATGTCGCCGATGATCTTGTCCACCCTGCGTTCCAGCACGTGGTGCAGGATCATGATGGGTACGGCCACGGCCAGGCCGAGCTGGGTGGTGACCAGCGCCTCGGAAATGCCGCCGGACATCATGCGCGGGTCGCCGGTGCCGTACAGGGTGATGATCTGGAAGGTGTTGATCATGCCCGTGACCGTGCCCAGCAGCCCCAGCAGGGGTGCCACGGCGGCCAGTACGTTGAGGGTGGGCAGGAAGCGCTCCAGCATGGGCAGTTCCTTGAGCAGCCCTTCCTGGAAGGCGTTTTCGATGATCTCGCGGGTGTTGCCCATGTACTTGAGGGTGTGCCCGATGATGCGGCAGGTGGGGAACTGGGACTGCGCGCGGCAGAATTCCCCGCACTGCTTCCATTCCCCCTTGGAGACCATCCTGAGGATCTGCTTCATGTTGCGGTCCGAGTTGCCCCGGATCCGGCTCAGGGCGTAGAAACGCTCGGCCACCAGACCCATGGCCACGAGCCCCACCAGGATGATGGGCCAGACCAGCAGGCCGCCCGCCTTGAGCCAGTCCCAGACGCTCTTCTGTTCCTGGGCCAGACGGGTGAAGGCCGCGCCGTTGGAGATGTCCACCGGGAAGGCCGCGCCCTTGCCGTCGAAAAAGTCGTCCATGAGTCCGGCCAGGGACCAGCCCGGTTCGCCCTGCACGGCCATGAGCTTGCTGCCGTCGCTGGTGGGCCGCAGGAAGCCCAGGCTGCCGTCCTTCAGGCGGTAGGCCTCGGTAAAGGTCCCCACGCGGACCAGCTCGCCGGTCTTGTCCATGCCGTCCGCGCCGATGAAGGCCCCGGTACGGCGCACAACGGCCCCGGAGGCCGCCATTTCGTCCAGGTACAGGGCGAGCAGGTTGCGGATGCCTTCCAGCCCCGGGAATTTCTCGGGCTGGAGCACCTCTTCCAGCACGGCGGTGCGTTCGGGGTGCTCCGGCGTGGTCAGGCTTTCGTGGAAATAGTCCCGGGCCTGCTTGGCCGAGGTGCGGATGGTGCCGTCGATGGTCTTGAGCTCATGGGCCTGGGCCGCGAGCTCCTCCTTGAGGGCGTCTTCGCGCTTCAGCAGTTCGTCGTAGCGGGCCTTGAGGCCGTCGAACCGCTTTTGCTTCTCGGCGATGCCGCGTTGCAGCGCGGCCTTTTCCCCGCCGAGCTCCTTTTGCTCGCCGGCGATGATGGCCCTGGTTTTGGCAGCGTTCTGCGTTGCCTCGGCCACCATGCCGTGCATGGCCTTGGAGGTGGCGTCCCAGCCCTGGGCCAGCGCCCCCGTGGTCAGGACCGTGAAGATCATGAGGGTATGAATGGCGTATCTCATCGGGCGGCTCCTATGGGCAGGTCGAGCAGTTCCACGGCGCGCTTGCGGTCGGCCATGTCCTTGGCGCGGTGCAGGGTGCGGGAGTAGTTTTCGTCAAGGGGTTTCCAGGAGCCCGATGCGCGGTCCCAGTACCCGGCTTCCGCGCCGTCCGCGGTCTGGTAGAAAAGGGCGGTGCGGCCCAGGCGGAAGATGGAGACCTGGGTGGGCGCGCCGTTGAGGTCGAGTTCCCGCGAGGTGGTGGAAACGTTGCGTCCGTATTCCATTTCCACCAGCAGGGCCTCGAACACCCTGCGCAGCTTCTCGCTCAGTTCCAGGCGGTAGTCGTCCAGGGAGTCGCGCAGGAAGCCGATGCGCGCGGCGCGTTCCTCGGGCAGGAAGGGCAGGTCCGAGGAGACGAATTGCTCAAGGCTGTCCACCACGGTTTCCAGGAACGGCTCCAGCTCCATCTTGATGCGCCGGGCCTCTTCCTTGCGCCGTTCCAGCTCG of Salidesulfovibrio onnuriiensis contains these proteins:
- a CDS encoding sulfide/dihydroorotate dehydrogenase-like FAD/NAD-binding protein; the protein is MYSESTQRVTQPETGSPEQTRQTVRTVRETAPRLKCIDAGSDYCPCHLAESGECIVCSVLRGEEQCSCDWTGACILAQNKWLLGHGVRRESREARIISREDVGQGTEVLRVAVTARMASQLTRPGSFVFVRGRPEACFDTPLAVISAFPGKQEIVLAYTRLGPKTKTLAACEDRLWLRGPYWNGILGHELMETVRNERVVLVLSGMAQVCGPNIARTLLRNGNRVSIIYGTRGYPFVAPYIQEVPAAYFVNLASQTGWREIRSLLTQVRPYCLFSGGNDEQHSRLRATMTELGLKPRLATSKTHKMCCGEGICGACVTVTNGVQIRTCKARLDPRD
- a CDS encoding DUF6064 family protein; the protein is MFTRPGKGTDAFTKLFLAAALIWNALACFLFVCGKSPVAKFLGAPLYSVIGFLFLVDLFITKKTHFEVPRSAGIRLATAFFILLAFLFPFLGHFTGHPMIALPGYPCPLAGFILALLAATSRADRGIYILTLIWAFVNIPKCFGFMDCYEETTLVVTGFYALAMLKYRDAQREQGTH
- a CDS encoding ABC transporter ATP-binding protein codes for the protein MNAVIEMKNIHKRFGRRPVIAGFDLTVQQGEVLGMLGPSGIGKSTILRMIAGLEKPDAGRIRVRSAHIGYVFQEARLLPWDTALTNVALPLRAQGMDRKAAAEKARYFLHRMDLSEFENVYPHQLSGGMRQRVALARAFAVSPDILLLDEPFTGLDKNLKETMRTLLESALETSRAAVIHVTHDPSELLDRTSRLVHLEQLGQERCTEARLTKTIQQGQTS
- a CDS encoding ABC transporter permease, with amino-acid sequence MIDPHTGKLPPFAFHLLGLMMLALGWELLARNFSGLVVAGPAETLTALLRLFKNKTFLTMHLGPTLERIGLALCFGIGSGALLGVLAGFVEPLRLMLAPARWILTSIPGVIIVVVFMLWFGMGTTMVVCITATMVAPIVYVNVADGMMAVDKSLLEMARVYRLPLHMRLARIYAMALAGPLLSGAVIATGNGIRLVVLAEMLGANEGIGHALAISRTNLQTDELYALTLLAMLVIGGVEVALLRPARNAVQRRRA
- a CDS encoding ABC transporter substrate-binding protein, giving the protein MRTLLLTVLILSMACPAAASDASPLRLSGPPIAESLPLLAMAHNGQAWAQDFDVRFIPWHSPDMLRAMVAGGQVDAAIVTTAAASTLRNKGVNCRVALLHESPVWIVSVRPGADTLESLEGTLLFPFGPGEMPELFYKATMAGKQGNITTRHTGGALEAVNLLLAGKGDHAMLSEPTASIALLRSRAMRDKGAPLLVKRVDMCRAWERSFPGHRLAASCVAFFGPRADEEQQVRAFNAAYARACAWVKEHPEKALELARTHFPALASQMETGAVDNLEIHILEGTRARNDALFFLARINEISPAAIGGAMPGNDLFGVNP
- a CDS encoding class I SAM-dependent methyltransferase produces the protein MMMLQQPTAHTPGPNPGLVFELMIGPIRMAVLDTTLKMDMADILAEHTEPEAIARALGVETDRTNLVYFLDAMAAMGFAEKQNGAYANTPFAESYLRKGSPSYLGGLVENLSNMQHRNLGRIPELIRQGPPEVDTRNKLDGEEMWKQSVRHLASYQKAGMADHVAGLVASLPEFPAMKRMLDMGCGPGIMCMATVSRHPDLQGVLCDLPPVMEVAREEIAAAGLLDRVTTIDGDYNEVDFGQGYDLIWASHTLYYAKDLDAMAARVHAALNPGGVFISFHEGLTCERTQPAGVVLSRLSLALEGQDVSFEQGEIASHLPGAGFASVEVRTLMLPMGPMELIIARKRG